Proteins from one Nicotiana tabacum cultivar K326 chromosome 23, ASM71507v2, whole genome shotgun sequence genomic window:
- the LOC107819492 gene encoding phosphatidylglycerophosphate phosphatase PTPMT2 isoform X1, with protein MYIEELNEGEEAVVNREEKICDDTCEGALVVLGAKRALVGAGARALFYPTLLYNVVRNKIETEFRWWDRVDEFILLGAVPFPADVPRLKALGVAGVVTLNEPYETLVSTSLYLDHGINHLVIPTRDYLFAPSDRDIDRAIEFIHGNASCGKTTYVHCKAGRGRSTTIVLCYLVKHKRMTPKAAFEYVRSIRPRVLLASSQWQAVQEFYVRVNNTDSDVCGGDNSLKVLEFPAQKEVAAFDDGSVVLVSESDLDGYDESVESGLTRNEVLADLNLACRSVQVASQAAISRLSFFWLRYHSSQKMSTKKLGGIGVNIHVY; from the exons ATGTATATTGAGGAATTGAATGAGGGGGAAGAAGCAGTAGTAAACAGGGAGGAGAAGATTTGTGATGATACTTGTGAAGGTGCATTGGTTGTTTTGGGTGCGAAAAGGGCTTTGGTTGGAGCGGGGGCTCGTGCTCTTTTTTATCCCACATTGTTGTATAATGTTGTGAGAAACAAGATTGAGACCGAGTTTCGATGGTGGGATAGGGTTGATGAG TTCATACTGTTAGGAGCTGTTCCATTTCCTGCTGATGTCCCTCGCTTGAAGGCTCTAGGGGTGGCTGGAGTGGTTACCTTGAATGAACCATATGAGACTTTGGTCTCAACATCATTATATCTT GATCATGGCATCAATCACTTGGTGATTCCTACCAGAGACTATCTTTTTGCACCTTCAGATAGAGATATTGACCGAGCTATTGAATTCATCCATG GTAATGCATCTTGTGGTAAGACAACATATGTGCACTGTAAAGCCGGCCGTGGCCGTAGTACAACAATTGTCCTTTGCTACCTG GTCAAACACAAGCGCATGACGCCTAAGGCTGCTTTTGAATATGTCAGATCCATTAGACCAAGGGTGTTGTTAGCCTCCTCTCAGTGGCAG GCGGTTCAAGAATTCTACGTAAGAGTAAATAATACTGATAGTGATGTCTGTGGAGGTGATAATTCATTGAAAGTCTTGGAATTTCCAGCACAAAAAGAAGTTGCTGCTTTTGACGATGGCTCGGTTGTTCTAGTCTCTGAATCCGACCTTGATGGGTATGATGAAAGCGTTGAATCAGGTCTAACACGAAACGAAGTGTTAGCGGATTTAAACCTTGCATGTAGAAGTGTTCAGGTTGCTAGCCAGGCTGCAATTTCCCGGCTTTCATTTTTCTGGCTTCGCTATCATTCGAGCCAAAAAATGTCAACGAAGAAGCTAGGAGGTATTGGCGTTAACATCCACGTTTATTGA
- the LOC107819492 gene encoding phosphatidylglycerophosphate phosphatase PTPMT1 isoform X2, translating into MYIEELNEGEEAVVNREEKICDDTCEGALVVLGAKRALVGAGARALFYPTLLYNVVRNKIETEFRWWDRVDEDHGINHLVIPTRDYLFAPSDRDIDRAIEFIHGNASCGKTTYVHCKAGRGRSTTIVLCYLVKHKRMTPKAAFEYVRSIRPRVLLASSQWQAVQEFYVRVNNTDSDVCGGDNSLKVLEFPAQKEVAAFDDGSVVLVSESDLDGYDESVESGLTRNEVLADLNLACRSVQVASQAAISRLSFFWLRYHSSQKMSTKKLGGIGVNIHVY; encoded by the exons ATGTATATTGAGGAATTGAATGAGGGGGAAGAAGCAGTAGTAAACAGGGAGGAGAAGATTTGTGATGATACTTGTGAAGGTGCATTGGTTGTTTTGGGTGCGAAAAGGGCTTTGGTTGGAGCGGGGGCTCGTGCTCTTTTTTATCCCACATTGTTGTATAATGTTGTGAGAAACAAGATTGAGACCGAGTTTCGATGGTGGGATAGGGTTGATGAG GATCATGGCATCAATCACTTGGTGATTCCTACCAGAGACTATCTTTTTGCACCTTCAGATAGAGATATTGACCGAGCTATTGAATTCATCCATG GTAATGCATCTTGTGGTAAGACAACATATGTGCACTGTAAAGCCGGCCGTGGCCGTAGTACAACAATTGTCCTTTGCTACCTG GTCAAACACAAGCGCATGACGCCTAAGGCTGCTTTTGAATATGTCAGATCCATTAGACCAAGGGTGTTGTTAGCCTCCTCTCAGTGGCAG GCGGTTCAAGAATTCTACGTAAGAGTAAATAATACTGATAGTGATGTCTGTGGAGGTGATAATTCATTGAAAGTCTTGGAATTTCCAGCACAAAAAGAAGTTGCTGCTTTTGACGATGGCTCGGTTGTTCTAGTCTCTGAATCCGACCTTGATGGGTATGATGAAAGCGTTGAATCAGGTCTAACACGAAACGAAGTGTTAGCGGATTTAAACCTTGCATGTAGAAGTGTTCAGGTTGCTAGCCAGGCTGCAATTTCCCGGCTTTCATTTTTCTGGCTTCGCTATCATTCGAGCCAAAAAATGTCAACGAAGAAGCTAGGAGGTATTGGCGTTAACATCCACGTTTATTGA